The Poseidonibacter lekithochrous region TTCTTAAAGAACCTATAATTAAAAAACCTGTTGTAAAAGAAAAAGTAGTAAAAAAAACTGTAGTAGTTAAATCTAAAAAGCCTGTATTAGTTAAAAATAAAAAAGCACCTGTAAAAGTAAAAAAAGTTAAACCAGTTTTTTCTGCTCAATCAAAAAAGATTCCAACAATTACAAAAAGAGAAGTTGTAAAAGCACCAGCAAAAAAAGTTGCTAAGAAGGTAATTGTAAAACCAAAGTTAATTAAAAAACCTGTAAGTAAACCAGTAAAAAAAGTAGTTAAAAAAACTATTAAAAAAGCTATCACACCAATAAAAATAGATAATAGATTTAAGAATTATACTTATGTATTCTCAAGTATGAGTAATCTTAAAAATGCTAAAGCTTTTGCTTCTAGACATCTAAAAGATCATAAGGAAAATATCTATATAGTTAAACACAATAAAAGATATAGAGTATCTTATGGTGCTTTTGCTAATAGAAAAGAAGCATATGCATTCAAAAAATCCTTACCTTTAAATATTAAAAAGATGGATAACTTTTTAGTAAAAAATGGTTTTGATTTAAATAAAGATAAAAAGAATGTTATTGAAATCATTAGAACAAAAGAAGAGCAAGAACTAATGAAAAGAATACTTCTTGAGCAAAAGAAGAAGAGTGTTTTATTAGCAAAAAAAGATGATAAAAAAACTATTAAAACTGTAAAACCAGTAAAAGCAATAGAGACAAAAGAGAAGAAAAAAGAAGATAAAAAACCTAAAAAGAAAAGCACAAAAGAAGAAAAAGCAGTATTAACAAGAGAAAACAAATCAAAGATTACTTTTGGAATGGATTCTAAAGTAGCTGCATTAGATGTGGATAATGATTTTGTATATGGGCAAGGTGGAACAAACTTCTCATTAAAAAGCAAAAGTACTACTTTGATTCCTAAAGTATTCTTAAATTATGGAGAACATACTATTTTAGCTTCATATTTAGGAATGGAGGCTGATGGTTCAAGTACTTTAGCTTCAGATTTAACTTTTGGTGGTACAACTTTTAGTGCAGGTGATAGCATAAGTTCATCTTACAAAACAGATTGGTTTACTACAGGTTATAGATATAAATACAAAGATATGAATCTTGGTGTTGATATCCATGATTATTCAAATAAGTTTAATATTAATGGCTCTGAAGTTACTAGAGACTTTTTATTCCCAGCATTAGCTATAGATATGAAAAAGAACTTCAAGAAGAAGTATAATGTTTTATATGGTGCTAGTATTGGTCTTAACTCTGAGATGTCTTATTATGATTATTATCTAGGTTTTGGAATAAAGGATTTAATCTTACCAACATCTAATTTATCTATAGGATATAAAAGCCAAAACTTTGATATAAATGATAATACTTATGATGGAAAAACTTCTTATAATAGTGGTTATTTTAACTTCAAAAAAGAGTTCTAAATATAAAATTAGAATAAAATCTTAAAAAGTAAAGTATATTTTACTTATTTAATAATAATATTAGGTATAATTTAATAAAAATAACTTTATGGAATCCCTCATGTCACTTGCGAATATCTTAATTATTGAAGATGAAACTATTTTGTCTTTACATATTGAAAAAGTTTTAAAAAAATTAAAAGTAAATATTGTTGGGGTTGCTAGAAATTCAAAAGATGCTTTAGCATTATCCGAGAAAAATAAAATTGATATAATTATTTCAGATATTAATATTGACGGGGATTTAGATGGAATTGAAACATCTAAAATAATTCAATATCAACATGGTAGTCAAATAATCTTTCTTACTGGTTTCCAAGATGAGGAGACTACAACAAGAGCTTCTGAAGTAGAATTCATAGGGTATTTACTTAAACCTTTTAGAGAAGATCAATTAATTGTTTTAATTAATATAATCATTCAAAAGTATCACTTTAATAATGATGATAAACTTATTAAAATTAATGAGTATCATGATTACAATAAAAGCAAAGGGCTTTTATATCTAAATGAAAAAGAGTTGTATTTATCAAGAGTTGAAAATACTTTGTTTAGAACATTATTTGCGTCAATAAATATGCCAGTGTCTTATGGTGATTTTGATTTTGAAGAGAGTAGAAGAAAAACTATAACTTCTAGTTTAAATACAAAACTAAAAGGTTTAGTTGTTCGAGATTTAAAAGAAGATGATTCACTTCTTCTAACATTTAAATAGTTATATCTTTTTTATTTAAAACAACTTGTGTAACTTTTAAATTACCTAAGTTTAAAGCTGTTAATTTATTCCCATAAACACAACCTGTATCAATACATAAATAGTTTTCCGATTTTACTATTTCATCGCTATTTTCATGACCATAGATATTTAATAAATCATAATCTTTCCAATTCTCTTCCCAATCCCATAGCCATTCTTCTTCATCACTAACTCTATTTACCATCATTGCATGGGATTTTTCTTTATCATCTCTTCTTTTGTAATAAGGCATACAAAAAGCATGTGTAATAAAGTATTTTTCTATTTGAATATATTGAGGTAAAGTTTTTAACCAAGAGATATGCTCTTCAATGATTAAATTATCACCTTTATAGTTTGCTATAGTTTCTCTTCCACCCATATACTCTTTTATATTCCATCTAACTTTTGCGCCATTTAGACACTCTTTTAGATGTTCAATCATATAAAAGTCATGATTACCTAAGATACAAGTATGATTGTTTGATTTTACGTACTCTATAACTTCTTTTGAGTATAAACCTCTATCACATAAATCACCTACAAAAATAAGTTTAGCATCTGAGGGAAGTTTTTTGATTAAGTCAAGAAGTGAGAAGTAACACCCATGAATATCACTAATTACATAGGTGTTTTCTAATGTGTCATTCATATTATAAATTATCTAAAGCTGCTTCATTAAACCTATAAGTTTTATGTTGTACTTTAACAAGAATATTTTTTTCTGCAAGTTCTTTAAATAACTTGATAAGTGTTGGTTTTGATATAGAAATTTCTTCCATAATATCACTATACGAAGCTGTAAATTGGTTTTCATTATTTAGGTTATTGATTATAAACTTGATAATATCTACTTGTTTACTATCTGTAATAGCTGAAATAGTTTTGATTACATTAATATTTCTTTGAATCTCTTTTTGTTGTACTATTGGAAGTAATACATCATGAAGTGTATTCAATAACTCTTTGATATTAATAGGTTTTACTATGTAGTTTTCAACCTTTAGTTTAATAGCTTCAAGTAAATATTTTGTATCAGTATGTGCAGTTGTAAGAATAGTAGGAAGGTTAATATTCTTCTCTTTAATATGTTTTAGAAAGTCAATACCATTTTCATTTTCTAATAATATATCTGAAATGATAATATCAACTTTTTTATTTATTAATATATCTAGTGCTTCTTTAGAAGTTTTAACAGCATAAATATTATTTACAAAATCTTCTAATACATCTTGCGTATGTTTTAATAAATTTACATCATCTTCTAAATATAAGATATTAAATTGTTGTAAGATATTCAAATCTTTATTTTGCATCAATAACCTTTTTGTTTGAAGTTGGGATCTTTATTGTAAATAGTGAACAATTATAGTTTATATCATCTTCTTTAATCTTATGTACAATATTCTTATAAGAAATAGAACCATTCATATGTTTTTCTACAATCTGTTTAGACATATAAAGACCAATACCAGTACCTGCACTTTTATACTTAGTAGTATAATAAGGTTCAAATATCTTAGGAACAATATCTTCTTGTATTCCACCACCATTATCAATCAAGTTAACAACAGCTTTATCTTTATATTTATTTACAATTATTTTGATAATTCTATCATCTTTATTAGAAGTACTACATAAAGCATCTTTTGAATTAGAAATAATATTTAAAAATACATGAGATAACTCATTATAATAGGTATTTAAAGGTACATTATCTTTGATTTCTAGTTTTACAGTAATATTTTCTTTTTCAAGTAAGTATTTTGATAACTCAACTGAGTGATCAATACACTCTTTAATATTAAATTCACTTTTTGATTTATCCGGGCTAAAGAAGTTTTTAAAATCATCTAAAGTCATAGACATATTATTTGCAAGAAGTAGGGCATCATGTACTTTCTCATCTACAAACTTTTCTGTAAGTTTTCCATGTAACATCTTTGTCTGGAAACTTTGAATAATCATAGTAATAGAACCCAAGGGTTGTCTCCACTGATGGGCAATATTATTAAGCATCTCTCCAAGACTTGCAAGTCTTGCTTGTTGAAACATGATAATGTCTTTTTTTCTATTCATTGATACTTCTTTTGAAATTTTCACTTCAAGATAAGCATTTAGCTCTGTGAGCTCTTTTGTTTTTTCTTCTACCTTTTGTTCTAATGAATTATGTAGTTTTCTAAAGTTATTTATAATAAATACAGATAAAACAATTGAGAATAAAAACACTAAAACAATAGAGATAATTGAAAAAATCATTATAGTATTAAATACTTTTTGGGTATTTCTTTTTTCATTAATAGCTAGTGATAAATCATAATTAATCAAACTAGTAATATAAATAGAAATTGCATTAATTTCTAGATTTAAAGTAGAGAAATCATTTTGTTTTTTCTGTTTTATTACATGGTTTAGTTCTTCTTTAATTTTATAAAGTTTTTTATCAATATTATTAATGATACTTTTTTTAAGAATATCATTTTCAAAATAATTCTCTTGAGTAATCAAAAACTTTTTTATAAAAGCACTAATATAAAAAGTAGACTCATCAAATAAAATCTCTTTCTTATAAGAGTTCCAGTTTTTATTTATTAGTTGTTGTGCTAATAATAAAACTTCCACAGCTTGATTCATATTGATTTCATTGTTATGCACATCTGTTAATGTATCTTGAATATTTACATTATATGTATCTTTTATATGTTCAAGTTTTATTAGACTTTTTGTTCTTTTATCAAACAGTACATCAAAATCCTGTTTGATTGTAAATGTTGAGATTTGAGATAATACAACAATACACAACATTCCACCTGTGATAATAAATACAAGGAAAGATGTTTTATATTTAAAACTTAAATTATCAAAATATGAAATGACACTTTTTATTTTTTCTTTCATTGTAACTCTTTAAATTTTAAATCTTTGTATTCAA contains the following coding sequences:
- a CDS encoding response regulator, which gives rise to MSLANILIIEDETILSLHIEKVLKKLKVNIVGVARNSKDALALSEKNKIDIIISDINIDGDLDGIETSKIIQYQHGSQIIFLTGFQDEETTTRASEVEFIGYLLKPFREDQLIVLINIIIQKYHFNNDDKLIKINEYHDYNKSKGLLYLNEKELYLSRVENTLFRTLFASINMPVSYGDFDFEESRRKTITSSLNTKLKGLVVRDLKEDDSLLLTFK
- a CDS encoding sensor histidine kinase, which translates into the protein MKEKIKSVISYFDNLSFKYKTSFLVFIITGGMLCIVVLSQISTFTIKQDFDVLFDKRTKSLIKLEHIKDTYNVNIQDTLTDVHNNEINMNQAVEVLLLAQQLINKNWNSYKKEILFDESTFYISAFIKKFLITQENYFENDILKKSIINNIDKKLYKIKEELNHVIKQKKQNDFSTLNLEINAISIYITSLINYDLSLAINEKRNTQKVFNTIMIFSIISIVLVFLFSIVLSVFIINNFRKLHNSLEQKVEEKTKELTELNAYLEVKISKEVSMNRKKDIIMFQQARLASLGEMLNNIAHQWRQPLGSITMIIQSFQTKMLHGKLTEKFVDEKVHDALLLANNMSMTLDDFKNFFSPDKSKSEFNIKECIDHSVELSKYLLEKENITVKLEIKDNVPLNTYYNELSHVFLNIISNSKDALCSTSNKDDRIIKIIVNKYKDKAVVNLIDNGGGIQEDIVPKIFEPYYTTKYKSAGTGIGLYMSKQIVEKHMNGSISYKNIVHKIKEDDINYNCSLFTIKIPTSNKKVIDAK
- a CDS encoding response regulator; this translates as MQNKDLNILQQFNILYLEDDVNLLKHTQDVLEDFVNNIYAVKTSKEALDILINKKVDIIISDILLENENGIDFLKHIKEKNINLPTILTTAHTDTKYLLEAIKLKVENYIVKPINIKELLNTLHDVLLPIVQQKEIQRNINVIKTISAITDSKQVDIIKFIINNLNNENQFTASYSDIMEEISISKPTLIKLFKELAEKNILVKVQHKTYRFNEAALDNL
- a CDS encoding SPOR domain-containing protein, coding for MIKIVTSTLFLSSILMTANAANNYTYVFTSTSNIDNAKSFINTHLQHNTQDIYIIKHKDRYRVSYGAFDNRSEAKYFKRNLPFKIKKLDKFLVKNTFDLTSESSKIIEVIKSKNPVIIKKEKKVEYKKKVVKAKSISSSMNNYSFVFFNTSKISNGKKFVKNFMSKANEDIYFVKHKNNYRVSYGAFSSKKEALAFERTLPKHIKKLDKFLVKNSFDLPSNDTKVAYVIRVKPKATVQSNEPEFETRIVQSTNILKEPIIKKPVVKEKVVKKTVVVKSKKPVLVKNKKAPVKVKKVKPVFSAQSKKIPTITKREVVKAPAKKVAKKVIVKPKLIKKPVSKPVKKVVKKTIKKAITPIKIDNRFKNYTYVFSSMSNLKNAKAFASRHLKDHKENIYIVKHNKRYRVSYGAFANRKEAYAFKKSLPLNIKKMDNFLVKNGFDLNKDKKNVIEIIRTKEEQELMKRILLEQKKKSVLLAKKDDKKTIKTVKPVKAIETKEKKKEDKKPKKKSTKEEKAVLTRENKSKITFGMDSKVAALDVDNDFVYGQGGTNFSLKSKSTTLIPKVFLNYGEHTILASYLGMEADGSSTLASDLTFGGTTFSAGDSISSSYKTDWFTTGYRYKYKDMNLGVDIHDYSNKFNINGSEVTRDFLFPALAIDMKKNFKKKYNVLYGASIGLNSEMSYYDYYLGFGIKDLILPTSNLSIGYKSQNFDINDNTYDGKTSYNSGYFNFKKEF
- a CDS encoding metallophosphoesterase family protein, with amino-acid sequence MNDTLENTYVISDIHGCYFSLLDLIKKLPSDAKLIFVGDLCDRGLYSKEVIEYVKSNNHTCILGNHDFYMIEHLKECLNGAKVRWNIKEYMGGRETIANYKGDNLIIEEHISWLKTLPQYIQIEKYFITHAFCMPYYKRRDDKEKSHAMMVNRVSDEEEWLWDWEENWKDYDLLNIYGHENSDEIVKSENYLCIDTGCVYGNKLTALNLGNLKVTQVVLNKKDITI